One segment of Haloplanus natans DSM 17983 DNA contains the following:
- the ppk1 gene encoding polyphosphate kinase 1, producing the protein MSEPDDTDGANGDECASPDLDAPRFYLNRELSHLAFQKRVLNEALDERTPLLERVRFLAIFTRNLDEFFMKRVGGLKQQIDAGITDPTVDGRTPHEQWAEILETTGPMFDRQAECYREVIRPALAEAGIAILDHEDLTAAERERMRAYFQESVMPTLTPLSFDPAHPFPFISNLSLSLGVFVRHDPDEEPIFTRIKVPQNRPRLVPVEEGSRYILLEQLIEAHLDLLMPNVEVLDTAIFRITRNAEVRRDEEVAEDLIEAIEEVIEQRRFAMAVRLEISADAPEAMVDLLADQLELDPEEVFYRSGPLDYRDFDALTDLDRPDLKRERWSPLPHPRFAEGLNGDVTLQGGDLFDEIASDDVLLHHPYHSFDGTVQRFLDAAANDPDVLAIKAAIYRTASDSQVIQRLIDAADNGKQVAVMVELKARFDEQNNLQWVRKLEENGIHVAYGTVGLKTHTKTALVVREEPDGVTLYSHVATGNYHSETAKGYVDLGLLTADRDIGQDLVTVFNFFTGPSLDEEFRKLLVAPVTMRERFTDLVRREARYARAGRPARIAAKMNALEDPAMVRELYEASMAGVDIDLLVRDICRLRPDIEGVSDTVTVRSVVGRFLEHSRIYYFENGAGPDDPAESTDGASPQYFIGSADWMTRNLDYRVEAVAPVTDSDLREQLRFVLEVMRNDNRTGWEMASDGTYEQRTPGEDPVWSTQEILMAATRAAHESDDDRGIDTDHPASPGDLLVTAADGAASVADDDATD; encoded by the coding sequence ATGTCCGAACCAGACGATACAGACGGCGCGAACGGTGACGAGTGCGCCTCTCCCGACCTCGACGCCCCGCGATTCTACCTGAACCGCGAGTTGAGCCACCTCGCCTTCCAGAAGCGGGTCCTCAACGAGGCGCTCGACGAGCGAACGCCCCTTCTGGAGCGGGTGCGCTTTCTCGCCATCTTCACCCGCAACCTCGACGAGTTCTTCATGAAACGGGTCGGCGGCCTGAAACAGCAGATCGACGCCGGCATCACCGACCCGACGGTCGACGGACGGACGCCCCACGAGCAGTGGGCGGAGATACTCGAGACGACCGGCCCCATGTTCGACCGGCAGGCCGAGTGCTACCGCGAGGTGATCCGGCCGGCGCTCGCGGAGGCGGGCATCGCTATCCTCGACCACGAGGACCTCACCGCCGCGGAACGCGAGCGGATGCGGGCGTACTTCCAGGAGTCGGTCATGCCGACGCTGACGCCGCTGTCGTTCGATCCCGCCCATCCGTTCCCCTTCATTTCGAATCTCAGCCTCTCGCTCGGCGTCTTCGTCCGCCACGACCCCGACGAGGAGCCCATCTTCACCCGGATCAAAGTCCCACAGAACCGCCCGCGGCTCGTCCCGGTCGAGGAGGGATCGCGGTATATCCTGCTGGAGCAACTCATCGAGGCACATCTCGACCTCCTGATGCCGAACGTCGAGGTGCTCGACACCGCGATCTTTCGGATCACGCGCAATGCGGAAGTCCGGCGCGACGAGGAAGTCGCGGAGGACCTGATCGAGGCCATCGAGGAGGTGATCGAACAGCGGCGCTTCGCCATGGCGGTCAGACTGGAGATCAGCGCCGACGCCCCGGAGGCGATGGTGGACCTTCTCGCCGACCAGTTGGAACTCGATCCCGAGGAGGTGTTCTATCGAAGCGGCCCCCTCGACTACCGCGACTTCGACGCGCTCACCGACCTCGACCGGCCCGACCTGAAACGCGAGCGGTGGTCGCCGCTCCCCCATCCCCGGTTCGCCGAGGGGCTGAATGGCGACGTGACGCTCCAGGGCGGCGATTTGTTCGACGAAATCGCGAGCGACGACGTGCTCCTCCACCATCCGTATCACTCCTTCGACGGCACCGTCCAACGGTTCCTCGACGCCGCCGCCAACGACCCGGACGTGTTGGCGATCAAGGCCGCCATCTACCGCACCGCGAGCGACTCGCAGGTGATCCAGCGGCTGATCGACGCCGCCGACAACGGCAAACAGGTGGCCGTGATGGTCGAACTCAAGGCCCGCTTCGACGAGCAGAACAACCTCCAGTGGGTGCGCAAACTCGAGGAGAACGGCATCCACGTCGCCTACGGCACGGTGGGGCTGAAAACCCACACCAAGACGGCCCTCGTCGTCCGCGAGGAGCCGGATGGCGTGACGCTCTACTCCCACGTCGCCACCGGCAACTACCACTCCGAGACGGCGAAAGGCTACGTCGACCTCGGCCTCCTGACCGCGGACCGCGACATCGGGCAGGACCTCGTGACGGTCTTCAACTTCTTCACCGGACCGTCGCTCGACGAGGAGTTCCGCAAACTTCTGGTCGCGCCCGTGACGATGCGCGAACGGTTCACCGACCTGGTGCGCCGGGAGGCCCGGTACGCTCGCGCCGGCCGGCCCGCGCGCATCGCCGCCAAGATGAACGCGCTCGAAGACCCGGCGATGGTGCGGGAACTCTACGAGGCGTCGATGGCCGGCGTCGATATCGACCTGCTCGTCCGCGACATCTGTCGGCTCCGCCCGGACATCGAGGGCGTCAGCGACACCGTGACCGTCCGCTCGGTCGTCGGGCGCTTCCTGGAACACTCCCGGATCTACTACTTCGAGAACGGCGCGGGGCCGGACGACCCGGCCGAATCGACCGACGGCGCGAGCCCCCAGTACTTCATCGGCTCCGCCGACTGGATGACGCGCAACCTCGACTACCGCGTCGAGGCCGTCGCGCCCGTCACCGACTCCGACCTCCGCGAGCAACTCCGGTTCGTCCTCGAAGTGATGCGCAACGACAACCGCACCGGCTGGGAGATGGCGTCGGACGGGACCTACGAACAGCGAACGCCCGGCGAGGACCCCGTCTGGAGCACTCAGGAGATACTGATGGCGGCGACGCGGGCCGCCCACGAGAGCGACGACGACCGCGGCATCGACACCGACCACCCCGCGAGTCCCGGCGACCTCCTCGTGACTGCGGCGGACGGCGCGGCATCCGTCGCGGACGACGATGCGACGGACTAA
- a CDS encoding alpha-1 4-glucan-protein synthase, producing MDADVCVIVPTIREFECVRSYVDNAEAHGFDTDRLEFVLVTEDHCPTGEMAAMLDDLGVAGEVFDGSRRETWLDDHGVGDYGHLIPARSHAQTSFGLLYLWAHDHPYGVFIDDDTRPHDDVDFFGTHLRNLEGKRTVESVRSDENWVNVLYHAADDHGLYPRGYPYAAMDETVETGTRGVDDVVASQGLWTNVPDLDAVRILMDGDLQGQAETRLTDADFGPDFVVDPGHYLTVCSMNLGFRREVVPAFYQLPMDDNEWSVGRFDDIWSGVFLKRAADVLGKDVLTGDPLCRHDKAPRSTFDDLHNEVAGLELNEHLWKLVDDAGDDADTYADAFASMADALLEAEADYRNGDFLAHVGECMHDWLDCLDELQSVERAVPADD from the coding sequence ATGGACGCCGACGTGTGCGTGATCGTTCCGACGATACGGGAGTTCGAATGTGTGCGGTCGTACGTCGACAACGCCGAGGCGCACGGCTTCGACACCGACCGACTGGAGTTCGTGCTGGTGACCGAGGATCACTGCCCGACGGGTGAGATGGCGGCGATGCTCGACGACCTGGGCGTGGCGGGCGAGGTGTTCGACGGGAGCCGACGCGAAACGTGGCTCGACGACCACGGCGTCGGCGACTACGGCCACCTGATCCCGGCGCGGAGTCACGCCCAGACGAGTTTCGGCCTGCTCTACCTGTGGGCCCACGACCACCCCTACGGCGTCTTCATCGACGACGATACGCGTCCCCACGACGACGTGGACTTCTTCGGGACGCATCTCCGGAATCTGGAGGGCAAGCGCACCGTCGAGTCGGTGCGCTCGGACGAGAACTGGGTGAACGTCCTCTATCACGCCGCCGACGACCACGGCCTCTACCCCCGTGGTTACCCGTACGCGGCGATGGACGAGACGGTCGAGACGGGGACCCGCGGGGTCGACGACGTGGTCGCCTCGCAGGGACTCTGGACGAACGTACCCGACCTCGACGCGGTGCGTATCCTGATGGACGGCGACCTGCAGGGGCAGGCCGAGACGCGCCTGACCGACGCCGACTTCGGACCGGATTTCGTCGTCGACCCTGGCCACTACCTCACCGTCTGCTCGATGAACCTCGGCTTCCGCCGGGAAGTCGTCCCCGCCTTCTACCAACTCCCGATGGACGACAACGAGTGGTCGGTCGGCCGGTTCGACGACATCTGGAGCGGCGTCTTCCTCAAGCGGGCGGCGGACGTGCTCGGCAAGGACGTGCTGACGGGCGACCCGCTCTGTCGCCACGACAAGGCGCCGCGTTCGACGTTCGACGACCTGCACAACGAGGTGGCTGGGCTGGAACTCAACGAACACCTCTGGAAACTGGTCGACGACGCGGGCGACGACGCCGACACGTACGCTGACGCCTTCGCTTCGATGGCCGACGCCCTGCTGGAGGCGGAGGCCGACTACCGCAACGGCGACTTCCTCGCCCACGTCGGCGAGTGTATGCACGACTGGCTGGACTGTCTCGACGAACTCCAGTCCGTCGAGCGAGCGGTCCCGGCCGACGACTGA
- a CDS encoding ABC transporter substrate-binding protein translates to MTDHRSSRRRILRLGGAAGLASIAGCNGLLGGGSGSGGNGGGGTGGENVVGQIGSGRSPFGARDISGGVSMAEMPDLSGELTLYSGRGEPLVGQLITFIEDLYPDLTIRPRYNSAAELVNQIETEGSGSPADVFYSVNAGSLGALKDRERTVELPTEVLDMVPDQFHDSDGMWIGTSGRARTIPYNTNELSDSDIPDDIFAFPETEAFRDAIGCAPTYSSFQAFITAMRVLNGEAETRQWLNGMLELGLDTNYADEFLVSQAVADGELRAGFANHYYIQRVLAGRPNAPIATAFTEGDAGAIFNVAGACVLDTAADTDLAANFVRHLLSAEAQDYFARETFEYPLVPGVEPIGRLPTIDELNPPENLDLTQLSDLEGTVDLLRDVGVL, encoded by the coding sequence ATGACGGATCACCGTAGCTCTCGGCGTCGAATCCTCCGACTCGGGGGCGCCGCCGGACTCGCATCGATCGCGGGCTGTAACGGACTGCTGGGCGGCGGCAGTGGCAGCGGCGGGAATGGGGGTGGCGGAACCGGCGGCGAGAACGTCGTCGGTCAGATCGGTTCCGGTCGCTCGCCGTTCGGCGCGCGCGACATCTCCGGCGGCGTCTCGATGGCCGAGATGCCCGATCTGAGCGGCGAGTTGACCCTCTACTCCGGCCGTGGCGAACCGCTCGTCGGCCAACTCATCACGTTCATCGAGGACCTCTACCCCGACCTGACGATCCGGCCGCGATACAACTCGGCCGCGGAACTGGTAAACCAGATCGAAACCGAGGGGTCGGGCAGTCCGGCCGACGTGTTCTACTCCGTCAACGCCGGCTCGCTCGGCGCGCTCAAGGACCGCGAACGGACGGTCGAGCTCCCGACCGAAGTGCTGGACATGGTCCCCGATCAGTTCCACGACAGCGACGGGATGTGGATCGGCACGTCCGGACGCGCCCGCACCATCCCGTACAACACGAACGAACTCTCCGACTCCGACATCCCCGACGACATCTTCGCGTTCCCGGAGACGGAGGCGTTCCGCGACGCCATCGGCTGTGCCCCCACGTACAGTTCGTTCCAGGCGTTCATCACGGCGATGCGCGTGCTCAACGGCGAAGCGGAGACCCGACAGTGGCTCAACGGGATGCTCGAACTCGGCCTCGATACCAACTACGCCGACGAGTTCCTCGTGAGTCAGGCCGTCGCCGACGGCGAACTCCGCGCCGGTTTCGCCAACCACTACTACATCCAGCGGGTGCTCGCCGGCCGGCCGAACGCCCCCATCGCCACCGCGTTCACCGAGGGCGATGCGGGCGCCATCTTCAACGTCGCCGGCGCCTGCGTCCTCGATACCGCCGCGGACACCGACCTCGCCGCCAACTTCGTCCGGCACCTGCTGTCGGCGGAGGCACAGGACTACTTCGCGCGGGAGACGTTCGAATACCCGCTGGTCCCCGGCGTCGAACCCATCGGTCGCCTGCCGACAATCGACGAATTGAACCCCCCCGAGAATTTAGACCTCACCCAGCTATCCGATCTGGAGGGGACGGTCGATCTCCTCCGGGACGTCGGAGTGCTCTGA
- a CDS encoding ABC transporter permease: MATDHPTIDDASDDLPLPTTVASGAVAAAVLLPLVWLVRTALDVGLAEAIDISTRPSTVQVLVNSAALVVVVTVASVLIGVPLAYLTVRTDLPFRRGVTVAVSLPLVIPSYIGAFAFVSAFGPQGAFQRLLAPLGVERLPEIYGFVGASLVITLYTYPYVFITTRAALKSLDTTLIDAARTLEHSQWEAFRRVTVPQIKPAVGAGSLLVALYALSDFGTPAIMQFDAFTRVIYVEFTTFGRDVASLLSLQLVAVTLLILGLESHIRGNEPLYAGRQGGRTSGTVRLGKWKYVAMAGCLAISGLALFVPLGILLTWLAQGGAEVGNALAFRPSYALNSVGVSAGAALVATVAGLPVAYLAAKHRSRLTEAFERATYVGYAVPGVVLGLALVYLGTSYAQPIYQTLYLLVAAYVVRFLPQAVGSMRASFLRVNPALPEAARTLGRSSFGAFRAVTLPLIAPGLLGGAALVFLTTMKELPATLLLRPSGFKTLVTHIWTATASGYYGHAAVPALILLGVSALSMLVILSQEGYDVK, translated from the coding sequence ATGGCCACGGACCACCCCACCATCGACGACGCGAGCGACGACCTGCCGCTACCGACGACGGTAGCGAGCGGGGCCGTCGCCGCCGCCGTCCTGTTGCCACTGGTGTGGCTGGTCCGAACCGCACTCGACGTGGGACTGGCGGAGGCTATCGACATCTCGACGCGCCCGTCGACGGTGCAGGTGTTGGTCAACAGCGCCGCGCTCGTCGTCGTCGTCACCGTCGCCTCGGTGCTCATCGGCGTCCCGCTTGCCTACCTGACGGTTCGGACGGACCTCCCCTTCCGCCGAGGGGTCACCGTCGCAGTCTCGCTTCCTCTCGTGATCCCGAGTTACATCGGCGCGTTCGCCTTCGTCTCGGCGTTCGGCCCGCAGGGCGCGTTCCAGCGGCTGCTCGCCCCCCTCGGCGTCGAGCGCCTCCCCGAAATCTACGGCTTCGTCGGCGCCTCGCTCGTTATCACGCTCTACACCTACCCCTACGTGTTCATCACGACCCGTGCGGCGCTGAAGTCACTCGATACGACGCTCATCGACGCCGCGCGGACGCTCGAACACAGCCAGTGGGAAGCGTTCCGTCGAGTGACCGTCCCGCAGATCAAACCGGCGGTCGGCGCCGGCTCCCTCCTCGTTGCCCTCTATGCCCTCTCCGACTTCGGGACGCCGGCGATCATGCAGTTCGACGCCTTTACGCGCGTCATCTACGTCGAGTTCACCACCTTCGGCCGCGACGTGGCCTCGCTGCTCTCGCTGCAACTCGTCGCGGTCACCCTGCTGATTCTCGGCCTGGAGTCACACATCCGGGGCAACGAACCGCTGTACGCCGGACGGCAGGGCGGCCGCACGAGCGGCACGGTCCGGCTCGGCAAGTGGAAGTACGTCGCGATGGCGGGGTGTCTCGCCATCTCCGGGCTGGCGCTTTTCGTCCCGCTCGGCATCCTGCTGACCTGGCTGGCACAGGGGGGCGCCGAAGTCGGGAACGCACTCGCCTTCCGGCCGTCGTACGCCCTCAACTCCGTCGGCGTCTCGGCGGGCGCGGCGCTGGTCGCCACCGTCGCCGGTCTGCCGGTGGCGTATCTCGCTGCGAAACACCGCTCGCGCCTGACCGAAGCCTTCGAGCGGGCGACGTACGTCGGCTACGCCGTCCCCGGCGTGGTGCTCGGCCTCGCCTTGGTGTATCTGGGCACGTCGTACGCCCAGCCCATCTACCAGACGCTCTACCTGCTGGTCGCGGCCTATGTCGTCCGCTTTCTCCCGCAGGCGGTTGGGTCGATGCGGGCGTCGTTCCTGCGGGTCAACCCCGCACTCCCCGAGGCGGCGCGGACGCTCGGGCGCTCCTCTTTCGGCGCCTTCCGCGCGGTGACGCTTCCGCTCATCGCGCCCGGCCTCCTCGGCGGCGCGGCGCTGGTCTTTCTCACCACGATGAAGGAACTCCCGGCGACACTCCTGCTCCGGCCGTCGGGGTTCAAGACACTCGTCACCCACATCTGGACGGCGACGGCGTCGGGCTACTACGGCCACGCGGCCGTCCCCGCGCTCATTCTCCTCGGCGTCTCGGCGCTCTCGATGCTGGTGATCCTCTCACAGGAGGGATACGATGTCAAATAG
- a CDS encoding ABC transporter ATP-binding protein has protein sequence MSNRTMHATDVRTDEPTAGDAPVLELDDVSKSYGVERVIEDLSLSIHEGEILTLLGPSGCGKTTTLRLIAGLERPNGGEVALNGTPVSSSDRFVEPEDRGIGVVFQEFALFPHLTAAENVAFGLEAWDADAREQRVDELLDLVGLEAQGDSYPDELSGGQQQRVALARSLAPEPEVLLLDEPFSNLDVDLRVKMREEVRRILKETGVTAISVTHDQEEAMSISDRVAVMNDGRIEQVGDPEQVFQQPESRFVAGFLGHASFLPGYVHGGEVTTGLGPIPRDQINGLAGTYDRTRIDVLVRPDDIRAIPVDGEADGQVVSRRYLGPTILYEVRLDDDTAVQCMHNHDESIPLDTEVRIELDADHELAWFPTDQRPPDADE, from the coding sequence ATGTCAAATAGGACGATGCACGCGACGGACGTACGGACCGACGAACCGACCGCCGGCGACGCGCCGGTCCTCGAACTGGACGACGTCTCGAAGTCGTACGGCGTAGAACGGGTCATCGAGGACCTCTCACTCTCGATCCACGAGGGTGAAATCCTCACGCTCCTCGGCCCCTCGGGCTGTGGGAAGACGACGACGCTCCGTCTCATCGCCGGTCTCGAACGCCCGAACGGTGGCGAAGTCGCGCTGAACGGCACGCCAGTCTCCAGTTCCGACCGCTTCGTCGAACCCGAGGACCGCGGTATCGGCGTCGTCTTCCAGGAGTTCGCGCTCTTTCCCCACCTCACCGCCGCCGAGAACGTCGCCTTCGGACTGGAGGCCTGGGACGCCGACGCCCGCGAGCAACGGGTCGACGAACTCCTGGACCTCGTCGGACTCGAAGCGCAGGGCGACTCCTACCCGGACGAGCTCTCCGGCGGCCAGCAACAGCGGGTGGCACTCGCCCGGTCGCTCGCGCCCGAACCCGAGGTGCTTCTGCTCGATGAACCCTTCTCCAACCTCGACGTCGACCTCCGCGTGAAGATGCGCGAGGAGGTACGACGCATCCTCAAGGAGACGGGCGTGACCGCAATCTCCGTCACCCACGACCAGGAGGAGGCCATGTCCATCTCCGACCGCGTGGCCGTCATGAACGACGGCCGGATCGAGCAGGTAGGCGACCCCGAACAGGTGTTCCAGCAGCCCGAGTCCCGATTCGTCGCCGGCTTCCTCGGTCACGCCAGCTTCCTCCCCGGCTACGTCCACGGCGGCGAGGTGACGACCGGCCTCGGCCCGATCCCGCGCGATCAGATCAACGGGCTGGCGGGCACCTACGACCGCACCCGCATCGACGTGCTCGTCCGCCCGGACGACATCCGGGCCATCCCCGTCGACGGCGAGGCCGACGGGCAGGTGGTCTCCCGGCGCTATCTCGGCCCGACGATCCTCTACGAGGTTCGCCTCGACGACGACACCGCCGTCCAGTGTATGCACAACCACGACGAGTCCATCCCGCTCGACACCGAGGTCCGGATCGAACTCGACGCGGATCACGAACTCGCCTGGTTCCCGACCGACCAGCGGCCCCCCGACGCCGACGAATAG
- a CDS encoding DUF7846 domain-containing protein, with translation MSARPRRDRLVAAALAVLAGLVVYWLAVDLFPYHSVNDDEGVYLTQAAMLLEGKLFLDPGALGRLVRPWFFVADAAGGDLRYYSKYSPVAAGVFAVGKLLGDWNVALGLVAAGNAALVYALTAAAFDRRTGHLAVPLLVGAPLFLFTSAVFLPYAPTTLLNLAFAVAYVRTMRRDSPRWGLVAGAAVGLAFFARPYTAVLFAVPFIAHALGSLWWTYGTEDFRPTLTRLLAVAGVGTAGVAVTLAYNLVMTGDPLVFPYKAFGPNDGIGFGRHELLGYDRVYTPALAAETTGRLLSLLTTEWTVAGPVGTLLALVGLAELRADRDALADPALSAPALRVVLVGLVPAVVLGNAYFWGTLNGLENGLIGLLGPYYHFDLLLPLSAFGAAGALVLWRRLRDATAPLDAPRRGAVLAAALVVAAGVGGVAGVAAVEDPYDENRLRTSNLANTYEPFESWSPENAVVFVPDPYGDWLHHPFQYLRNDPGFDGDALYVINDGDVERFAALDAAGDRRPYRFTYRGEWTGAVTPTEPALVPLDVKAGDRVAATTTLGVPARATYARARIVTEAGSARVEIGRVDGPVTVDWGVDATDGTATVRAPSGTAAATAPLPAGVSEVTLLVTFVEPQGTTVTYRQTASVERTARGVRVIWPPEIKVCSLTTDCGREGVYVGPDGDYVSGVAVETSARAENVTAASAAW, from the coding sequence GTGTCCGCGCGGCCCCGACGCGACCGTCTCGTCGCCGCGGCTCTCGCCGTCCTCGCCGGCCTCGTCGTCTACTGGCTCGCGGTCGACCTCTTTCCGTACCACTCCGTCAACGACGACGAGGGCGTCTACCTCACGCAGGCGGCCATGCTGCTAGAGGGTAAACTCTTCCTCGATCCCGGCGCGCTCGGACGCCTCGTTCGGCCGTGGTTTTTCGTCGCCGACGCCGCGGGCGGCGACCTCCGCTACTACTCGAAATACTCCCCCGTCGCCGCCGGCGTCTTCGCCGTCGGCAAACTGCTCGGCGACTGGAACGTCGCGCTCGGCCTCGTCGCCGCCGGCAACGCTGCTCTCGTCTACGCCCTCACCGCGGCCGCCTTCGACCGGCGGACCGGCCACCTCGCGGTCCCCCTCCTCGTCGGCGCGCCCCTCTTTCTCTTTACGTCCGCCGTCTTTCTCCCGTACGCCCCGACGACGCTCCTGAACCTCGCGTTCGCGGTCGCGTACGTGCGGACGATGCGTCGCGACTCGCCGCGCTGGGGACTCGTCGCCGGCGCCGCCGTCGGCCTCGCCTTCTTCGCCCGCCCCTACACCGCCGTCCTGTTCGCGGTGCCCTTTATCGCCCACGCCCTCGGCTCGCTGTGGTGGACGTACGGGACCGAGGACTTCCGCCCGACACTCACCCGCCTCCTAGCCGTCGCCGGCGTCGGCACTGCGGGCGTCGCCGTCACCCTCGCGTACAACCTCGTCATGACCGGCGACCCCCTCGTCTTCCCGTACAAGGCGTTCGGCCCGAACGACGGCATCGGCTTCGGCCGCCACGAGTTGCTGGGCTACGACCGGGTGTACACCCCGGCCCTCGCCGCGGAGACGACGGGCCGGCTACTGAGCCTCCTGACGACCGAGTGGACCGTCGCCGGCCCCGTCGGCACCCTCCTCGCCCTCGTCGGCCTCGCGGAGCTCCGGGCCGACCGAGACGCGCTCGCCGATCCGGCGCTCTCGGCGCCCGCGCTCCGGGTCGTCCTCGTCGGCCTCGTCCCCGCAGTCGTCCTCGGCAACGCCTACTTCTGGGGGACGCTCAACGGGCTAGAGAACGGCCTCATCGGCCTGCTCGGTCCGTACTACCACTTCGACCTGCTCCTCCCGCTCTCGGCGTTCGGCGCCGCGGGGGCGCTCGTCCTGTGGCGTCGCCTCCGGGACGCGACGGCCCCCCTCGACGCGCCGAGGCGGGGCGCCGTCCTCGCCGCGGCCCTCGTCGTCGCCGCTGGCGTCGGCGGCGTCGCAGGCGTCGCGGCGGTCGAGGACCCCTACGACGAGAACCGACTGCGCACGTCGAACCTCGCGAACACGTACGAACCCTTCGAGTCGTGGTCGCCCGAGAACGCCGTCGTGTTCGTCCCCGACCCCTACGGCGACTGGCTCCACCACCCGTTCCAGTATCTGCGCAACGACCCCGGATTCGACGGCGACGCCCTCTACGTCATCAACGACGGCGACGTGGAGCGGTTCGCCGCCCTCGACGCGGCCGGCGACCGCCGGCCCTACCGGTTCACGTATCGGGGCGAGTGGACGGGCGCGGTGACGCCCACGGAGCCGGCGCTGGTGCCGCTCGACGTGAAGGCGGGCGACCGCGTGGCGGCGACGACGACCCTCGGCGTCCCGGCCCGGGCCACTTACGCCCGCGCCCGAATCGTCACCGAGGCGGGGAGCGCGCGGGTGGAGATCGGACGGGTGGACGGGCCGGTCACCGTCGACTGGGGCGTCGACGCCACCGACGGCACCGCCACCGTCCGCGCCCCGAGCGGCACCGCGGCGGCGACGGCGCCACTCCCCGCCGGCGTTAGCGAGGTGACGCTTCTCGTCACCTTCGTCGAACCCCAAGGGACGACGGTCACGTACCGCCAGACCGCGAGCGTCGAGCGGACGGCCCGCGGCGTCCGCGTCATCTGGCCGCCCGAGATCAAAGTGTGCTCGCTCACTACCGACTGCGGGCGCGAGGGGGTGTACGTCGGTCCCGACGGCGACTACGTCTCCGGCGTCGCCGTCGAGACGAGCGCGCGAGCCGAAAACGTCACAGCAGCGTCAGCCGCGTGGTGA
- a CDS encoding Vms1/Ankzf1 family peptidyl-tRNA hydrolase: protein MLDSLLGRAELKTRIEELEEEKRHLERRLDAESERRADAATARQTAEERVNRLEDRIADLEGQLAAREDESAADLAPRGVESLRGDRLDAVLDRLRSVEAGPEGALTAFVDDDVPAAVRDLLGDRTPLVDRAAPRLVCVDDARLVSVALDPPLAPEAFVAWDDGFRLDDDWFHPPDGLTVALVRSDLFAVGVYEDGELADVETVETDVKSAHSKGGFSQSRFERRRNDQIATHLDDCRAALDRRDPDRLVLLGERTALDDIDHDAVAVETVDASGDPAAALGDAADSFFTTRLTLL, encoded by the coding sequence ATGCTCGACTCGTTGCTCGGGCGCGCCGAACTGAAAACGCGCATCGAGGAACTCGAAGAGGAGAAACGGCATCTGGAGCGCCGACTCGACGCCGAGAGTGAGCGTCGGGCCGACGCCGCCACCGCCCGCCAGACGGCCGAAGAGCGGGTCAACCGCCTCGAAGACCGCATCGCCGATCTGGAGGGCCAACTCGCCGCGCGTGAGGACGAGTCGGCGGCCGACCTCGCCCCCCGCGGCGTCGAGTCGCTCCGTGGCGACCGCCTCGATGCCGTCCTCGACCGCCTCCGGAGCGTCGAGGCCGGGCCGGAGGGGGCGCTGACGGCGTTCGTGGACGACGACGTGCCGGCGGCGGTCCGTGACCTCCTCGGCGACCGCACGCCCCTCGTCGACCGCGCGGCCCCCCGTCTGGTCTGTGTCGACGACGCTCGCCTCGTGAGCGTCGCCCTCGACCCGCCGCTCGCCCCCGAGGCGTTCGTCGCGTGGGACGACGGCTTCCGCCTCGACGACGACTGGTTTCACCCGCCCGACGGCCTCACCGTCGCGCTGGTGCGGTCGGATCTGTTCGCCGTCGGCGTCTACGAAGACGGCGAGTTGGCGGACGTGGAGACCGTCGAGACGGACGTGAAATCGGCCCACTCCAAGGGCGGGTTCTCGCAGTCGCGGTTCGAGCGCCGACGGAACGACCAGATCGCCACCCACCTCGACGACTGTCGGGCCGCACTGGACCGGCGCGACCCCGATCGACTCGTCCTCCTCGGCGAACGGACGGCCCTCGACGATATCGACCACGACGCCGTCGCCGTCGAGACGGTGGACGCGAGCGGCGATCCCGCGGCCGCCCTCGGCGACGCCGCGGACTCGTTTTTCACCACGCGGCTGACGCTGCTGTGA